AACGGAATACGCATGTTTTCTTCTTTAGAATTTGCAGACAGAAAGCCATTATTTAATACAACCGATTATGCAATGTTTCCGCAAGACGATTTAGACTACACTTCTAATAATCCGCAAAACCCTACTGATTTTTCAACAGGTTTTACACCTCATCAAATGTGGACTTTCTCTGTAGGGGCAAACATAAATTTTGGACAAAAGTACTTATCATATCCTGATGGAAAATATAATATCCCAAGTCGTAAGTACCCATCGCTATATATTGGCTATCAAAAAAACTTTGGCTCAGGAAATTCTGAATGGAATTCAGATGTGATTTTTTCTCAATTGTATCAACAAATCAATTTGGGTAATTGGGGTGAGTTTGCTTACAAAGCAAGAGGAGGCATATTTCTAGAGCAAAAAGACATTCCGTTTATAGATTATGCTCATTTTAACGGAAATCGCTTGTTAATATCTCCAAAAGACAACTATTTGGACAACTTTTACATGCTTCCGTATTATCAATTAAGTTCTAATGATAAATACGCTGAACTTCATGGAGAATATAATTTTAAAGGAGCATTGTTAAGTAAGGTTCCTTTGTTAAATAAACTTAACTTTCATTTAGTTACTGGTGCTAAAGGATTATTTACAGCAGGTAACAAACCTTATTCTGAGTTTGCTATTGGTTTAGATAATGTTGGTGTTGGAAAATGGCGTTTTTTACGTGTAGATTTTGCTCGTTCTTACTTTAATGGAAAATCTGAAAACAGAGTAGTTTTCGGGATAAAATTGTAGATTTGCTACTATGAAAATAAGCATTCTATTTTTCGGTATGGCTACAGACTTAGTTGATAGTTCTTCTTTGGAAATTGAACTACCTAACAAAAGTTCTGTTGCTAGTTTTAAAGAATTTCTTTTAGCAGAATTCCCTGAGTTACAAAAAATGAGTTCGTATGCGGTAGCCATTAACGAAAGTTACGCTACTGACGATATGCTCATAAAAGAAAATGATGTAATCGCAATTATTCCTCCAGTTAGTGGAGGATAATTTATTACCATTTGAAAAAACTAAGCCTCAGCCTTTTTTTAAGTATTTTCCAACGAAAAATGTTCCGAAAGGTAAGATAGAAAGTAAGCTAACAATTCCGAAAGTTTTACCGTTCCAATTTAGCTCGTACTTTAACATGATTGCCAATACTATGTATCCTACAAATAACAATCCGTGAGGCATACCAAGCATTTTAACATACTCTGGGTTTCCTTGCATGTATTTAATTGGAACTGCTATAAAAAGCAATAAAATATAAGATATTCCTTCTAATAAACTTACTAATCTGAAAAAATTAATCATTTGGATTTTCACTTAAAAATTGGTTAGCAAAGATACTGAAATATTACGTCCCGCAGCTGAAACTCCTGAAGCAAATTCCTTATAATGCTCATCAAACAAGTTAGACAATTGTGCTTGTA
The nucleotide sequence above comes from Tenacibaculum singaporense. Encoded proteins:
- the moaD gene encoding molybdopterin converting factor subunit 1, with the translated sequence MKISILFFGMATDLVDSSSLEIELPNKSSVASFKEFLLAEFPELQKMSSYAVAINESYATDDMLIKENDVIAIIPPVSGG
- a CDS encoding DUF3817 domain-containing protein yields the protein MINFFRLVSLLEGISYILLLFIAVPIKYMQGNPEYVKMLGMPHGLLFVGYIVLAIMLKYELNWNGKTFGIVSLLSILPFGTFFVGKYLKKG